One Tubulanus polymorphus chromosome 5, tnTubPoly1.2, whole genome shotgun sequence DNA segment encodes these proteins:
- the LOC141905187 gene encoding uncharacterized protein LOC141905187 isoform X1 yields the protein MDQSEEKQPTHFGQWSKNSEDVLKTHFPLHRCCRDGDVDTLSLLLMKAQHGIYSEDCFYGWTPVHWAAYFGKLGCLRKLMSVTRIGVDCDILTAKFRQTPCHVAAYGGHPYSLQWLLQSDANKDAQDYLGETPLHKAARTGSIECISLLISHGADVRVENNHKQTACDLAQSCGYLECCQFLTAAMSQNGTSVDRMKLLPPRESMERIAAGLNGGLVPPMSPTISSNGHSQDCDMDTVDASPIVNGCHKSLFQTENQRNGSVMVSNGHTPVQGSYGFLPRNGGHAMNGAGDYLRNVHATAAPSNGDILLADGVRCNSVPVAGRKRSREDDEQTEYKRLRTAGSCAEPGPSLVVVHKTAQCSACVHTTDEVDGPLYIDPTTSILQVPTDPMTHQQQQQQQHYCTCGHRSLYVAPAMIPPGPVRLPDYEISHEISPMASVLQVSTSPLISHQQRSSQTTNENFMIFVT from the exons ATGGATCAATCCGAAGAAAAACAACCGACACATTTCGGACAATGGAGTAAGAATAGCGAAGACGTACTTAAAACGCATTTTCCGCTTCATCGATGCTGTAGAGATGGAGATGTAGATACTCTGTCTTTGTTATTGATGAAAGCTCAACACGGCATTTATTCTGAAGATTGCTTTTACGGTTGGACTCCCGTTCATTGGGCCGCTTATTTTGGAAAG CTCGGTTGTTTGAGAAAGTTGATGTCGGTGACGAGAATCGGAGTAGATTGCGATATTCTGACCGCGAAATTCCGACAAACTCCGTGTCACGTGGCCGCGTACGGGGGTCACCCTTATTCGCTGCAGTGGTTGCTTCAGTCCGACGCTAATAAAGACGCTCAG GATTATTTGGGTGAAACTCCGTTACATAAAGCAGCCAGGACTGGAAGTATAGAATGTATTAGTTTGCTTATATCGCATGGAGCTGATGTTAG AGTTGAAAATAATCACAAACAAACAGCTTGCGACCTCGCGCAGTCGTGCGGTTATCTCGAGTGCTGCCAGTTTCTAACCGCGGCGATGTCACAAAACGGAACCAGCGTCGATCGGATGAAATTGCTGCCACCGCGTGAATCGATGGAGCGAATCGCCGCTGGTCTGAACGGCGGACTCGTACCGCCGATGTCTCCTACCATCTCGAGCAACGGCCATTCTCAAGATTGCGACATGGATACGGTCGACGCGAGTCCGATCGTCAACGGTTGTCACAAAAGTCTCTTTCAAACGGAGAACCAGCGGAACGGGAGCGTGATGGTTTCAAACGGTCACACGCCGGTGCAAGGCTCGTACGGGTTCCTTCCGAGAAACGGCGGTCACGCGATGAACGGTGCCGGAGATTATCTACGCAACGTCCACGCGACGGCGGCGCCCTCTAACGGCGATATTCTACTAGCAGACGGGGTTAGATGCAATTCGGTGCCGGTCGCCGGGCGTAAACGATCGCGCGAAGACGACGAACAGACTGAGTATAAACGATTGAGAACAGCAG GCTCATGTGCCGAACCCGGGCCAAGCCTGGTGGTCGTGCATAAAACCGCTCAATGCAGTGCTTGTGTTCATACAACAGACGAGGTCGATGGACCTCTGTACATCGATCCAACAACCAGTATATTACAAGTACCTACTGATCCGATGAcacatcagcagcagcagcagcagcagcactacTGCACGTGCGGTCATCGGTCTCTATACGTGGCTCCTGCGATGATACCGCCGGGTCCGGTACGGCTGCCCGATTACGAGATATCTCACGAGATTAGCCCGATGGCTAGCGTTTTACAAGTCTCCACTAGTCCTCTGATATCGCATCAACAACGATCTAGTCAAACTACGaatgaaaatttcatgatATTTGTCACCTGA
- the LOC141905574 gene encoding uncharacterized protein LOC141905574 translates to MGDILSPKRKDLVERLRRRIDLYRRTQNGALSHYTPNVKGLYEGERRETLLLHQKWLESKAKKASKSKSKDSNSTGESKNRSKRKADAASTGDAANNNNLPDLIHDGLPHSPVGKKPRANNNHQKDGHEKNLPQVSVQIVQQINQEQEPTRTIQTNVTFSSTIKTNLQGGGRGADSSSLISSSSIQANVECKQEPPDDVQSSSSSHTSDSLTNFGVDIDELQAILDNLEKEDGEIPDFDKFADALNSLKEPDELEEQLGKEQLLGGVVGSTNTGTVGTVQTQTMSMSKPGSKMQQNSAFGSVGGVGSTDVQSHTPPVNTMMGMAPNSSLPPGYPQQTHPIIPPVLINETGPAAETLKQMAAQHQQQQHQDYDPLQKIPPSPYQYAGHSNRYPAYSGFNTGQEQMYPAYNQPARHMNNYQNRPGMNPTMQQMNGKDPSLNYGATKPLTHYGDPNASMSSSLQQLQNQVQSHFNTRAPLSGNVRQGGMMPSRMPQMEMSQSQHVHVSHGVQRLHMRQSQQMHISNGQAQQISLAQQQSFSMTQQQYMQDRRRPTEQMVGRQQHHSYMNRSAPPDYKAAMSNQNSYHNSVAGVAGNMNRNPLQTMQNMVNQTSQPPQTGDMYHVHVKSELQQSQHNVPMSGHMSATQGGTAMPPGGGGQQPPMYSHSMSQMQQNAQHTGTDVMSQPIKTEQGQYTSAIMRNHRPPNVNVGPDGLSLSRQRTNCPEWTPKGHIPEQTVPDVNMINQSVHSSNNMYGNYGQQQSSSSPHLQMQQCQNLQAGVTTSNQQQMGAPPNQQQQQQVMMRMHQQQQMHLQQQQTGHSQPAPMSTSVAMTTTSHSSNNTSNPNSDLMPLDFFGGGGAGAPPPNGDFFDSTNPSDFNLIDELFAGK, encoded by the exons ATGGGGGATATTTTATCCCCCAAAAGAAAAGATCTGGTCGAGCGACTGCGACGGCGGATAGATCTTTACCGACGCACCCAGAACGGGGCGCTTTCTCACTATACGCCTAACGTAAAAGGGCTTTACGAAGGCGAACGCAGGGAAACGTTACTTCTACACCAAAAGTGGCTCGAGAGCAAAGCGAAAAAAGCTTCCAAATCGAAATCGAAGGACTCTAATTCAACGGGAGAAAGTAAAAAC cgATCGAAAAGGAAAGCAGACGCCGCTTCGACCGGCGACGCGGCGAATAACAACAACCTTCCCGATCTGATTCACGATGGTCTCCCGCATTCGCCTGTCGGTAAGAAACCGCGCGCCAACAACAACCACCAAAAAGACGGACACGAGAAAAACCTGCCGCAGGTTTCCGTGCAGATCGTGCAGCAAATAAACCAGGAACAAGAACCGACGCGTACGATACAGACGAACGTGACGTTCAGCTCGACGATTAAAACTAATCTACAAGGAGGAGGTCGCGGCGCAGATTCGTCGTCGCTGATCAGTTCCAGCAGTATACAAGCGAACGTAGAATGTAAACAGGAACCGCCGGACGACGTACAATCATCATCTTCTAGTCACACGAGCGACTCGCTCACGAACTTCGGCGTCGACATCGACGAACTGCAGGCGATTCTCGACAACCTCGAGAAGGAGGACGGCGAAATTCCCGACTTCGACAAGTTCGCCGATGCGTTGAACTCGCTGAAAGAACCGGACGAACTGGAGGAACAACTCGGTAAAGAGCAGCTGCTCGGCGGCGTGGTCGGTAGCACGAATACGGGTACGGTCGGAACCGTACAGACGCAAACTATGAGTATGAGTAAACCGGGCTCGAAGATGCAGCAGAACTCCGCGTTCGGTAGCGTAGGTGGCGTCGGTAGTACGGACGTTCAAAGTCACACACCCCCGGTGAATACGATGATGGGAATGGCTCCGAATAGTTCGCTTCCTCCCGGTTACCCGCAACAAACTCACCCGATTATACCTCCCGTGCTTATCAACGAAACGGGGCCGGCCGCTGAAACGTTGAAACAGATGGCTGCCcaacatcagcagcagcagcatcaggaCTACGACCCGCTGCAGAAAATACCTCCGTCTCCGTATCAGTACGCGGGACATTCGAATCGGTATCCGGCGTATTCGGGGTTCAATACGGGGCAGGAGCAGATGTATCCGGCGTATAATCAACCGGCGCGACATATGAACAACTACCAGAACCGACCGGGCATGAACCCGACGATGCAACAAATGAACGGTAAAGATCCGTCGTTGAATTACGGCGCTACGAAGCCGTTAACGCATTACGGCGATCCGAACGCTTCCATGTCGTCGTCGTTACAACAATTACAAAACCAGGTGCAAAGTCACTTTAATACGCGGGCGCCGTTGAGCGGGAACGTTCGTCAGGGGGGTATGATGCCTTCTCGCATGCCGCAGATGGAAATGAGTCAGTCTCAACATGTGCACGTCTCGCACGGCGTACAACGTCTGCACATGCGTCAAAGTCAGCAGATGCACATCAGCAACGGACAGGCGCAGCAGATATCGCTGGCGCAGCAGCAGTCGTTCAGCATGACGCAACAACAGTACATGCAAGATCGGCGCCGGCCCACCGAGCAGATGGTCGGCCGACAACAGCATCATTCCTACATGAACCGCAGCGCGCCCCCGGATTATAAAGCGGCGATGAGCAATCAGAACTCGTATCACAACTCGGTGGCCGGGGTCGCCGGAAATATGAATCGGAATCCGTTACAAACGATGCAAAATATGGTGAACCAAACGTCGCAACCGCCTCAAACCGGTGACATGTACCACGTACACGTGAAATCAGAGCTGCAGCAGTCTCAGCATAACGTTCCCATGTCCGGTCACATGAGCGCGACTCAAGGGGGAACCGcgatgccccctggtggcggCGGGCAACAACCGCCGATGTATTCGCATAGCATGAGCCAAATGCAGCAGAACGCTCAGCACACCGGGACGGACGTGATGAGCCAACCTATTAAAACTGAACAAGGACAATATACTAGTGCAATAATGCGCAATCATCGGCCGCCGAATGTGAACGTCGGACCCGATGGTTTAAGCTTGTCCCGTCAACGAACGAATTGTCCCGAATGGACTCCGAAAGGTCACATTCCAGAACAAACCGTGCCAGACGTGAATATGATCAACCAATCGGTACATTCGAGCAACAATATGTACGGTAACTACGGGCAACAGCAGTCGTCGTCATCGCCGCATTTACAAATGCAACAATGTCAGAATTTACAGGCGGGCGTTACTACGTCGAACCAACAACAGATGGGGGCGCCACCTaaccagcaacagcagcagcaggtcATGATGCGTATGCATCAGCAACAACAAATGCATCTCCAACAGCAACAGACCGGTCATTCGCAGCCGGCGCCGATGTCCACTTCGGTTGCCATGACGACAACCTCACATTCCAGCAATAATACCTCGAATCCGAACTCGGATTTAATGCCGCTTGATTTCttcggcggcggcggcgccGGTGCACCGCCTCCGAATGGTGATTTCTTTGATTCCACAAATCCAAGCGATTTTAACTTGATTGATGAACTGTTCGCCGGCAAATGA